The nucleotide window AAGGCGACCCTCAGCGAGTTCCGGGCCGGCGCCGGCGGAACTGCGGCCCGGCGGCCCGCACGTTCCAGGTGCTGCGCGAACCCTTGCTGCCCCAACTCCCATACTGTAGACAATATTCAGTCGACACAGTTCGCCATGGTTCAACGCTGCTCAGCGTCTCCTCGGTACCCTCGACCGAACGGAGCCCTCAAGTGAAGGTCGCAGTTCTCGGCGCCGGTGCGATCGGCGCCTACGTCGGAGCCGCGCTGCACCGCGCGGGTGCCGATGTGCACCTCATCGCCCGTGGACCGCATCTCGCGGCCATGAGGCAGCACGGAGTGCGCGTGCTCAGTCCGCGCGGTGACTTCACCGCCCGGACCCACGCCACCGACGACCCGGCCGAGGTCGGCCCGGTCGACTTCGTCCTCCTGGGCCTGAAGGCCAACTCGTACGCGGCGTGCGGGCCGCTCATCGAGCCCCTGCTCCACGACGGCACCGCGGTGATCGCCGCCCAGAACGGCATCCCCTGGTGGTACTTCCACCGGCACGGCGGCCCGCACGACGGCCACCGCGTCGAGAGCGTGGACCCCGGCGGCGCGGTCAGTGCGGTGATCGCGCCCTCCCGGGCCATCGGCTGCGTCGTCTACGCGGCCACCGAGCTGGCGGGACCGGGAGTGGTCCGCCACCTCGAAGGCACCCGGTTCTCCATCGGCGAGCCCGACCGGACGGTCTCGGCGCGCTGCACCGCGTTCGGCGGGGCCATGGTGGCCGGCGGGCTCAAGTGCCCGGTGGAGACGGACCTGCGCAACGACATCTGGCTCAAGCTGCTCGGCAACAT belongs to Streptomyces sp. V3I8 and includes:
- a CDS encoding 2-dehydropantoate 2-reductase, whose protein sequence is MKVAVLGAGAIGAYVGAALHRAGADVHLIARGPHLAAMRQHGVRVLSPRGDFTARTHATDDPAEVGPVDFVLLGLKANSYAACGPLIEPLLHDGTAVIAAQNGIPWWYFHRHGGPHDGHRVESVDPGGAVSAVIAPSRAIGCVVYAATELAGPGVVRHLEGTRFSIGEPDRTVSARCTAFGGAMVAGGLKCPVETDLRNDIWLKLLGNISFNPISALARATMRQMCLHGGTRRVIEIMMTETLAVAEALGCRVGVSIERRLAGAERVGDHRTSTLQDLERGKPLELDVLLAAVVELAEITDVPVPTLRTVHAISDLLALRTAA